The Microlunatus soli genome contains the following window.
CTGGTGTCGGTGACCTTGGCGTTCTTCTGGGCGTCGCGGCGGGCCGTCATGTCGACCGTGCCGTCCATCGGCTCGCCGGTGCCGTGATGCACCTGCTGTTCCTCCGAGCCGAGATCCTGGCGCTGGGTGGAGCGGCTGGTGGTGTCGCTGTCCCGGGACCCGATCGCGTTGCCCGCGATCGCCTTGCTGGCCACCGATACGCCCGGCGCAGAACCGCCCGACTCATTGGCGGATCCGGTGACGGCAACCGCGCCGGCGCCGGCCAGCCCCAGCCCGGCGATCGCCATGGCGGCGATCCCGTGCCGGAGCCAGCCACGCTTGTCCTTGCTGACCTCGCGGGCAGCACGGCGGGCACGCTTGGACTGGGTGGTCCCGAAGGCCTTGGCGCTGGTCTTCACGCTTTTCAGCGGACCGAAGCGCTGAGGCAGTTGCGATGGCACGCGGGACGTTCTCCTTGCTCGACGACAGATCCCAATCGCACCTCGACGAGGTGCCCAGGCCGACCTTGTCGCCGACCATCGACTGGATGCCGGACACTCTCGATCGACCCCCGAGTGGTCGGCACTTCACGACCATAACGGATGAATAACGGCAGAACAAACCTCGGGTCGCCATCTGTGGACGATCCGGCGGCTTGCCGGCATCTCCTTGCGCACTCGTCAGCGCAGCCTGCGCCGACCTTGAGGGAATAGCCCCGATTCTAGGTCGTTTCGCGACCCTGCGGAGTGAATCGGCCGGGAGTAATGTCGCGGCATGGATACTGCGTCGAGCGCCGGTCGGCAGTTGCGGATCGTGGTCGCCAAGCCAGGTCTGGACGGCCATGACCGGGGCGCCAAGGTGATTGCCCGGGCGCTCCGCGACGCCGGCATGGAAGTCATCTACACCGGCCTGCATCAGACTCCGGAACAGATCGTCAGTACGGCCGTCGCCGAGGACGCCGACGGGATCGGCTTGTCGGTGCTGTCCGGGGCACACATGACGTTGTTCGCCCGGGTCGCCGAACTGCTGGCCGAGAACGACGCCGCCGACATCGTGGTGTTCGGTGGCGGCATCATCCCCGAGGAGGACCGGGCGGCGCTGGCCGAGCTCGGCATCACCGGCATCTTCACCCCTGGCGCATCGATGGCCGAGGTGGTCGACTGGGTCCGGGCCAACATCACCCCGTCCGCCGTCGTGTGACGCCCCACCCCCTCCCGTCCCGCGCACCTTTGCCGTACCCGCGCGGGCTCGAACCTGCGCGGAGACACAAAAGGCGCGCGGGAACGCGGGTGGGCGGTCGGGGTCGGCCGCGCGGCGTGCCGGTCAGCCGTTAGGCTCGGCCTCGTCTGCTACCGCGGACGAGTCACGACGGAAGTGAAAGGTAGGGCGCGGTGGATCTGTACGAGTACCAAGCGCGGGACCTGTTCGAGGCACACGGAGTACCGGTTCTGCGGGGGATCACCGCGACCACGCCGGACGAGGCGAAGTCCGCCGCTGCCGAGCTGGCCACCCCGGTGGTCGTGGTCAAGGCCCAGGTGAAGACCGGCGGCCGCGGCAAGGCCGGTGGCGTCAAGATCGCCAAGAGTCCGGACGAGGCGGCGGCCAAGGCCGAGGAGATCCTCGGCCTCGACATCAAGGGCCACGTCGTCAAGACCCTGATGATCGCCGAGGGCGCCGACATCGCCGAGGAGTACTACTTCTCGGTGCTGCTGGACCGGGCCAACCGCCGCTACCTCGCGATGTGCTCCAAAGAGGGCGGCGTGGAGATCGAGCAACTGGCCGTCGAGCGGCCCGAGGCGCTGGCCCGGGTCGAGGTCGACCCGCTGGTCGGCATCGACGAGGCCAAGGCGAAGGAGATCGTCGATCAGGCCGGCTTCGACGCCGAGACCGGCGCCAAGATCGCCCCGGTGTTGATCAAGCTCTACGGGGTCTACACCGCCGAGGACGCGACCCTGGTCGAGGTCAACCCGCTGGTGAAGACCGGCGCCGGCGACATCATCGCGTTGGACGGCAAGGTCACCATCGACGAGAACGCCGACTTCCGGCATCCCGATCATGCTGCGCTGGTCGACAATGCCGCCACCGATCCGCTCGAGGTCAAGGCCAAGGAGAAGGGCCTCAACTACGTCAAGCTGGACGGCGAGGTCGGCATCATCGGCAACGGCGCCGGCCTGGTGATGAGCACGCTGGACGTGGTCGCCTACGCCGGCGAACAGCACGGGGTGAAGCCGGCCAACTTCCTCGACATCGGCGGCGGCGCGAACGCCCAGGTGATGGCCGACGGTCTGGACGTGATCCTGGGTGACGAGCAGGTCCGTACGGTGTTCGTCAACGTTTTCGGCGGCATCACCGCCTGCGACGAGGTCGCCAACGGCATCAAGGGCGCGCTGGAGATCCTCGGCGACAACGCCACCAAGCCGCTGGTGGTCCGGCTCGACGGCAACAACGTCGACAAGGGCCGCGCGATCCTGAACGAACTGAACCACCCGCTGGTCACCCAGGTCGACACGATGGACGGAGCCGCGGCCGAGGCCGCCGAGCTCGCGGCCGCCAAGTGACGCGCTGACAGCAGAGAAAGAGGAAACACACAACATGTCGATCTTTTTGAACGCTGACAGCAAGATCATCGTCCAGGGCATGACCGGGGGGATGGGCTCCAAGCACACCAAGCTGATGCTCCAGGCCGGCTCGAACATCGTCGGCGGCGTGAACGCCCGCAAGGCGGGCACCACCGTCGACTTCGACGGCAAGGAGCTCCCGGTCTTCGGCACGGTCGCCGAGGCGATGAAGGAGACCGGCGCCGACGTGTCGGTCGCGTTCGTCCCGCCGGCCTTCTCCAAGGACGCCGCGATCGAGGCCATCGACGCCGAGATCGGACTGCTGGTGATCATCACCGAGGGCATCCCGGTGAAGGACTCCGCCGAGCTCTACAACTACTCGATCGGCAAGAAGACCCGGATCATCGGTCCGAACTGCCCGGGCATCATCACCCCGGAGGAGTCACTGGCCGGGATCACCCCGCACACCATCGCCGGCAAGGGGCCGATCGGTCTGGTGAGCAAGTCCGGCACGCTGACCTACCAGATGATGTACGAGCTGCGTGATCTCGGCTTCACCACCGCCATCGGGATCGGCGGCGACCCGGTGATCGGTACCACCCACATCGACGCCCTCGAGGCGTTCGAGGCCGATCCGGACACCAAGGCGATCGTGATGATCGGCGAGATCGGCGGCGACGCCGAGGAGCGGGCCGCCGACTACATCAAGGCCAACGTCACCAAGCCGGTCGTCGGCTACGTCGCCGGCTTCACCGCACCGGAGGGCAAGACGATGGGTCACGCCGGCGCGATCGTGTCCGGTTCCTCCGGCACCGCCGAGGCCAAGAAGGCTGCGCTCGAGGCCGCCGGAGTCAAGGTCGGCAAGACGCCGAGCGAGACCGCGGACCTGATGCGCAAGATCATCAACGGCTGATCGCGGACCACCGACCGATCAGCGCACGATCGACAACGGCCGTGCTGGCGATCCCGGAGATCGTCCGGGCCCGTGCGGTCAGTCAGGGCGCCGAGTCCTGGCTGGCCGGGCTGGACGATCAGGTCCGCCGACTCGCTGCCCGCTGGGGCCTGCAGCTCGGTGACGTCCTGGACGGCGGCACGGCCGCGCTCGTCGTCGAGGTGACGATGGCCGACCGGACGCCGGCGGCGTTGAAGATCTCGGTTCCCGACCTCGGCTTCGATGATCAACTTCGGTTGCTGGAGTCGGCCGACGGCCGGGGCTACGTCCGGGTCCTGCGCTCCGATCCCGGCCACGGTGCCGCGCTGTTGGAACGACTCGGCCAACCGCTCGCCCCACTGATCGAGGACTCGGCGAACGGTCCCTCTCCCGAAGTGCAGCTCTGCGTCCTCGGCCGGCTGCTGCCGGTGGCCTGGGAGTTGCCCCGGACGCCGTACCAGGATCAGGACTGGAACAAGGCCGAGCAACTGGCGCGCATGATCGGCGAACTCTGGCCGAAGTTGGGCCGACCCTGCTCCGCGGCCGTCATCGACCGGGCGTTGGACTACGCGGCCAAGCGAGCTGCGGTGCCGCGGGACCGCTGGGTGGTCGTCCACGGTGACCCGCATCCGGGCAATGTGCTGCGGGTGCTGGCCGAGCGGCCCGGCGCCGTCGGCGGCTACGTCTTCATCGACCCCGACGGATTCCTCGCCGATCCCGCCTACGACGTCGGCGTCACGCTGCGGGACTGGTCGTCGCAGCTGCTGACCGGCGACCCGATCGCGCTGCAGCAGCACTACTGCCGGCTGGCAGCCAACGGCACCGGCATCGACCGGCAGGCGATCTGGGAGTGGGCCTATCTGGAACGGGTCAGCAGCGGGCTGTTCGTGACCTCGTTCGGCGAACCGGACCGCGGCCGCCGGTTCCTGGACACCGCCGAACTCCTCCTCTGAAACCCCGACCCCGCTGACCCGTCAGTTTCTCCCCGACACTCCGGGCATGTCGGGGAGAAACTGACGGGTCGGCGGAACGGGCGGACCTGCAGCAACGCGTCAGAAATCGCCAAGATCGGCCGTCGTCGGGAATGATGCTCCCCGAATCGCGCGCCTGCGCACCGGTGCGGCGGATACGAGGAGGGGATGAGATGCGGAAGCTGTGGATCGAGTTCAAGGCGTTCGCGCTGGGTGGCAACATGCTCGACCTGGCGCTCGGTTTCATCATGGGTACGGCGTTCGCCGCCGTCGTCCAGAGCCTGGCCAAGAATCTGCTGATGCAGTTGGTGGCCGCGATCTTCGGCAAGCCGGACTTCAGCCGCTTCTCGCTGACCTTGAACGGCGCCGAGATCCGCTACGGCGCCTTCCTCACCGATTTCCTGAACTTCCTGATGATGGCTGCCGTGCTGTTCGTCATGGTCAAGCTGATGAAGAAGATCGGGCTGGGCAACTTCCGGGCGCAGGGTCAGATGGAATGCCCGTTCTGCAAGGAGTTCGTGTCCTCCGACGCGCTGATCTGTAAGTGGTGCACGGCCGAACTCGAGCCGGCGATGGTCGATCAGGAGGAGGAACGCCGGCGGCACTCGTTCCGTCGCGCCGCCCCCGAACAGGTCTGACGCCCGCTCAGCAGGTCAGCGGATCTGGGTGGCTCGCTCGGCGGCGCGGGAGGTCAGCATCGTCCACTGATCCTTGGTCATGTCCCAGTCGCCGTCGCGGTACAGGAAGGT
Protein-coding sequences here:
- a CDS encoding cobalamin B12-binding domain-containing protein — protein: MDTASSAGRQLRIVVAKPGLDGHDRGAKVIARALRDAGMEVIYTGLHQTPEQIVSTAVAEDADGIGLSVLSGAHMTLFARVAELLAENDAADIVVFGGGIIPEEDRAALAELGITGIFTPGASMAEVVDWVRANITPSAVV
- the sucC gene encoding ADP-forming succinate--CoA ligase subunit beta, which encodes MDLYEYQARDLFEAHGVPVLRGITATTPDEAKSAAAELATPVVVVKAQVKTGGRGKAGGVKIAKSPDEAAAKAEEILGLDIKGHVVKTLMIAEGADIAEEYYFSVLLDRANRRYLAMCSKEGGVEIEQLAVERPEALARVEVDPLVGIDEAKAKEIVDQAGFDAETGAKIAPVLIKLYGVYTAEDATLVEVNPLVKTGAGDIIALDGKVTIDENADFRHPDHAALVDNAATDPLEVKAKEKGLNYVKLDGEVGIIGNGAGLVMSTLDVVAYAGEQHGVKPANFLDIGGGANAQVMADGLDVILGDEQVRTVFVNVFGGITACDEVANGIKGALEILGDNATKPLVVRLDGNNVDKGRAILNELNHPLVTQVDTMDGAAAEAAELAAAK
- the sucD gene encoding succinate--CoA ligase subunit alpha, with the protein product MSIFLNADSKIIVQGMTGGMGSKHTKLMLQAGSNIVGGVNARKAGTTVDFDGKELPVFGTVAEAMKETGADVSVAFVPPAFSKDAAIEAIDAEIGLLVIITEGIPVKDSAELYNYSIGKKTRIIGPNCPGIITPEESLAGITPHTIAGKGPIGLVSKSGTLTYQMMYELRDLGFTTAIGIGGDPVIGTTHIDALEAFEADPDTKAIVMIGEIGGDAEERAADYIKANVTKPVVGYVAGFTAPEGKTMGHAGAIVSGSSGTAEAKKAALEAAGVKVGKTPSETADLMRKIING
- a CDS encoding aminoglycoside phosphotransferase family protein: MLAIPEIVRARAVSQGAESWLAGLDDQVRRLAARWGLQLGDVLDGGTAALVVEVTMADRTPAALKISVPDLGFDDQLRLLESADGRGYVRVLRSDPGHGAALLERLGQPLAPLIEDSANGPSPEVQLCVLGRLLPVAWELPRTPYQDQDWNKAEQLARMIGELWPKLGRPCSAAVIDRALDYAAKRAAVPRDRWVVVHGDPHPGNVLRVLAERPGAVGGYVFIDPDGFLADPAYDVGVTLRDWSSQLLTGDPIALQQHYCRLAANGTGIDRQAIWEWAYLERVSSGLFVTSFGEPDRGRRFLDTAELLL
- the mscL gene encoding large conductance mechanosensitive channel protein MscL — protein: MRKLWIEFKAFALGGNMLDLALGFIMGTAFAAVVQSLAKNLLMQLVAAIFGKPDFSRFSLTLNGAEIRYGAFLTDFLNFLMMAAVLFVMVKLMKKIGLGNFRAQGQMECPFCKEFVSSDALICKWCTAELEPAMVDQEEERRRHSFRRAAPEQV